GGATCTTGGGGGCGGCTGCTTTGGTCCCTTGAATACAAAATGGTATTTATATTTCTGCAGGCAGAATAGTACGTTCAGGCTGTTACATTGTTTTACCGTATCTTAATCCAACCTCACGACCGCGGTCAGGTTGACCGGGCGATCTGGATTTAACCCTTTCGCCAGGGAGCGATAGTACGCCATTGCCTGCAGGACTGGAAGGTACAAAACGCCGCGCAGAATTTCCGCCAACCCACTGTGGAAGTTCACGGTGGCATCGTTCTCTGCCAGGCTCAGCACCCTGGCGCCTAAACCTTCAGCTTCATCCAGGACTCGCTGCTCAT
Above is a genomic segment from Anaerolineae bacterium containing:
- a CDS encoding Glucosamine-6-phosphate deaminase [isomerizing], alternative, whose amino-acid sequence is MGSGFRYGLACEANLKMKEMTLTHTEPFHFLEFRHGPKSMITQTTAVVGLLSDTSRLHEQRVLDEAEGLGARVLSLAENDATVNFHSGLAEILRGVLYLPVLQAMAYYRSLAKGLNPDRPVNLTAVVRLD